The Candidatus Paceibacterota bacterium genome contains the following window.
GTGGACACGTAGGGCCACGTTGTTGAGCCCTAGAATAGTCAGATTTTTAAAATCGCGCACGCGTGAAAGGGCGACATACCCCATCCCTGGCTCAAAAGATTTGGATAGATCCACTTCTACGGCATCGAGACTCATGCCCTGACTTTTATGCACAGTGATAGCCCAGGCTAGACGGAGTGGATACTGTCTTATTTCCGCTTTGACCTTGCCGTCTTCTTCAATGCACCAGCTCGCCATTTCAAGCATAATTTTTTTACCCGAAAGAGTTTTGACTACGGGCGGCTGATCTGGCAAGGCTTCGATCACGGTGCCGAGTGTGCCGTTGACGTAGTCTGCTTCAAAGTTATTCTTGACAAACATGACTTTGGCGCCAACCTTGAGACGCAAGAGTTCTGGAGCGAGACAGCTTTTTTTCAAAGATTCCACCAAAGCTGGCCGCCCCGTACCTTCCATAAAATACTCTGCCTCATCAAGCTCAAGCGCATCGAGAGCCTCATCATTGATAGTGTCTACATCTATATTATGAGTAAAAAGCCGAGTGGCGGTGTAGGATTTTTTCTCTCTAATTTCTTTTTCGACTTCCACAATTTCTTCTTCAAAATAATTTCCATCATCAGGAGCACTCGTATTTATTTTAAGCATGCCGACACTAAAACAGGGCTTGAGGTGATCAAGGGTATCCTGAGACACATTATTATTGCGAATATCATTGAGCACCGAAAGTGAAATATCATCACTTTGGCGGTGAGTTTCCTCTAAATAACAAATTTAAAATTTGGCCTGGCGCCAGACTTTTGAATGATAAATAAA
Protein-coding sequences here:
- a CDS encoding helix-turn-helix domain-containing protein codes for the protein MSQDTLDHLKPCFSVGMLKINTSAPDDGNYFEEEIVEVEKEIREKKSYTATRLFTHNIDVDTINDEALDALELDEAEYFMEGTGRPALVESLKKSCLAPELLRLKVGAKVMFVKNNFEADYVNGTLGTVIEALPDQPPVVKTLSGKKIMLEMASWCIEEDGKVKAEIRQYPLRLAWAITVHKSQGMSLDAVEVDLSKSFEPGMGYVALSRVRDFKNLTILGLNNVALRVHDEVLMVDEKLKTASERAIEEFEVLQEKKGKNEITRLQKEFLKKIAPAVKEKKKPTHVLTQELILERKNLKEIAKARGVTEETIIDHIEKIIDEENPHAEPFRNLARYLLYEVSKKKQQAIRIGFMQKYPKISANIPKEAQDPSSPDFDFSIFRKEPIGPIKHAVKGVSYKEIRLVRALWPMV